Proteins encoded in a region of the Rhipicephalus microplus isolate Deutch F79 unplaced genomic scaffold, USDA_Rmic scaffold_207, whole genome shotgun sequence genome:
- the LOC142792207 gene encoding histone H2A-like, with protein sequence MSGRGKGGKAKGKSKTRSSRAGLQFPVGRIHRLLRKGNYAERVGAGAPVYLAAVLEYLAAEVLELAGNAARDNKKTRIIPRHLQLAIRNDEELNKLLSGVTIAQGGVLPNIQAVLLPKKTEKKA encoded by the coding sequence atgtccggacgtggcaagggcggcaaggcgaaaggcaagagcaagacccgttctagccgcgcggggcttcagttccccgtgggccgtattcaccgcctcctacgcaagggaaactacgccgagcgcgtcggagctggcgctccggtctacctggctgccgtactcgagtacctggccgccgaggtgctcgagctggcgggcaacgccgctcgtgacaacaagaagacccggatcatcccccgtcacttgcagctcgccatccgcaacgacgaggagctgaacaaactgctttccggcgtcaccatcgcgcagggcggtgtgttgcccaacattcaagccgtgcttcttccaaagaagacggagaagaaggcgtaa